Genomic DNA from Candidatus Binatia bacterium:
GGCTAAAACCACCAAAGCCGGCGCCAGCGCCGACGAGCGAAGAAAGTACTGGAATGAGTTCAAAAGCGTTTGCGTATTTGAGGTAGTAAACGTGAATCCTGCCTGTCCCCAGAGGAAGAGGCACATCCAGTCGCGCGATCAGATCTTTGATCCGCCGGGCCTCGGCTGGGCCAGCAACCAGAATCAACGAGTTAGTTCGCTCGTCCGGAATAATTTTGAAGGCACGCTCGGGGGTGACGCCACCACTAATGGCTTGACCGCCAGCTGCCGGCGTACCCGGGCGCGGTGCGGTTCCCCGACGTACTCGCGCGTCGGGTGCCGCCCCTGGTTGCGTTGCAGGAGCTCCCGTGGTTTGCGCTGAGGGTTCTTCCAAAAGCTGTTGCAGCAAAGCGGCAATGTCACCGGCGAACGCGTAATTCAGCCGCACAACTTCAATCTCTTGCTGCTGCCCCTCCACGTCTAATTGAGAGAGAATCTTCGCTAACCGATCCGTTTGTGCCGCTGTGTCAATGATGATTAGGGTGTTGGTTGGGGTGTAGGCGGTTAGCAATCCGTCGGGTGAGGCTAATGGCTGCAGGATTGCAACCATGTTATTTGCGTCCACATACTTGAGCCGAATCAGTCGCGTGATGTATTCGTCGCGCGGTTGCGGCCGCGTTTCGGGCAATACGGTATCGATGGTTGAAGTCTTCGCGTCCTTCGTCGGAAGAATTTTGATGATCGAACCAGCGGGTACCGTGGTGAAGCCTTTGACTTGAAGGACCGACTGGAAGACTAAGTATGCCTCGTCGACCGAAATTTTCCCGGGCGAAATGATGGTCACCTTGCCGCGCACCTTCTCGTCGACAATAAAGTTTTTGCCAGTGATGTCACTGATGAACTTCACTAAGACGGCAATATCAACGTCTTGGAAGTTCATCGTGATTTTGGCTGGTTCACCATCCTCCACTTGCTCTTGCACAGCGCTGGATTCTTCCTGCTGAGCGGAGGCCATCCCGATCGGGAGCGGCCATGCCCCGGTGACGGCACCAAAGACTGCAAACATAAAACCCCAACGCCGCATACCACCCCTCATGTTCCCTCGCCTAGCGGATTTTGTAGATGGTCTCGAACGGTTGCTTATTTCGGATCCCCGCCACCTTGATTTCGCTTGTGTTCCGCAATTCCTGAAACAGGGCCAAGGCTCTCGCTGGGTCACTCAAGTCTTGCCCATTAATGCTTTGGATAACATCTCCGTTGCGTAGCCCCAACTGCTCGAAAATACTCCCCTGGCGAATGGCGAACAACCGAAATCCGGTCGACTTGCCGTTTTCGAAATGCGGCACCGCCCGCATCTGGGTGAGTAGCTGATTCATATTATCGAGTTGACGATCAACTTCTGCGCGGTCGATATGGTACTCGTTCTCTGCGACTTGCTGGACATGAGGGTTCGGCGCGACGGCTGACGCGCTCGGATCGGGGACTGTGGACGGAAACGACGCATTCACAATCACCCGCTGTCCACCCGCTGTTGGCGCTCCAATCGGAAGGCCGCCAGCCCCGGGTTGAGCAAGCTCGAGGATTTCTTCAAATCCACCACGATCGAGAACGACATGGTCCCAGCGGATCTCCTTCACTGTGGCAGCGCCTGGAACTTGGTCCCCGACGCGATACACTTCTTGTTTCCGACTGGCCAGGTCCTCAATGACGCAGTAGGATGGTCCCTTCGTGTGCAGGGAGACGCCCCAAAGTTTCAAATTCAGCTTCGTTGGGGGCGGCGGCGCTTCGACCTTGACCTCTTCAACCGGCTTCGCCGGGTTGAAAATGTCTCTCGCGCTAATCGCACTGTAGGCCGCTAGCGGCCGCTTTGCAGGTTTTTGGATCGGCGGAGGCGGCGGCTTCAGCCGAACCTCAGGCGGAACCGCCAGGTGGGCCGCAATTGCCCAGCTCACCGCCGAGGCCGCGAGGTAAGCGACAAGCGTAAGCAGCGCAAAGTTGACCCATATGAGGTGGCGCGGAGAGAACTTCATCACGGCAACTGCGGTCCACGGGGTGTATAGACGAACGGGCTTTGGCGATTCAAGCAAACGACCTGCCGAGTCGATTGACTGCATGAGGTTGCACCGATACGTTTGCTTGCGACGACCCACCAACGCGAAACTTCACTCGTGTGAGACTGTTGGTTACCTGGTACAAGTATCGATGATCCTATTTTGAAGGCTGTCAACGGAGGTGTGCAGCAAGATGACCATACCCGATCGAAAGGAGTGTGATTCCGGTCACTTCGAAGTGGTCCGCCTCACGGCTGTTGCAGCAGAACAAGCCAGGCAAGCTCTGGCTCGGCGGGGGCTCGAGGATGGTGTGTTGCGGGTTGCCGTTTCGGGAGGCGGATGCTCTGGAATGCAATATTCGTTGACGGTCGAGGCTGCCCCGAAACCGGGAGACTACCTTCTCGATGACCAAGGTATCCGTGTCGCAGTGGATGAACAGGCTCTTCCGTACATCCGGGGTACGGTGATCGATTATGTCTCCGGCCTCCATAGTGCGGGGTTCAAATTTTTGAATCCGAATGCAACCCGGACCTGCGGCTGTGGGTCGTCTTTCTCAGTGGGCGATTCGTAGGGGTAAGATCGGAGCGTGTACACTCCGGAAAGGGGCAGATGAGGTATTTACCGATCTTCCTCGATTTACGTGGCGCGAGTGGGGTTGTGGTGGGAGGCGGTGAGGCCGCTTTTCACAAATGCAAAGTGCTTCTAGAAGCTGGCGCTCGGGTGACTGTGGTGAGTCCTACCCTCGTGCCCGAGTTCGCTCCGTTGCTGGCTCATGAGTCCTGCAGGCACGTTTCGAGGAATTACCAGAGGGGGGATCTGCACGGGTGTCGCATAGCGGTGGTGGCAACGGACGACCCTACAGTGCAGGAAGCCGTTGTAACCGAAGCGAACGAGCGTGGGGTCTTGGTGAATGCCGTCGATCGCCCTGACCTCTGCGCATTTGTGATGCCTGCGATTCTGTCGCGCGGCGACATCGTGATTGCCGTGGGGACGTCGGCAACCTCCCCAGGATTCGCCGCCGCTTTACGGGACCGCATTGGACGCTGGTTAGGGCCCGAGTATGTTGCCGCTTTGGGTATAGCGCGGGTTTTGCGCGAGCGGTGGCAGTCCGGGAAGATCCCGATGGAAGAGCGACGACGGAGAAGTAGATTGTTGTTGGAAGAGGATTTTTTGGCCGCTCTTCGGCGTGGAGATGTAGCTGCCGTACAGAAGAGCATCTCCTCAATTGAGGGAGAAGAGGTCGAGCTTCCTTCGCTGCAAGGGCTGAGCTCATGAATGAGCTGCCTTTAGGCCTGGCGGTTTGCGGCTATCTGCTGGCTACAGCGGCGTTTCTTTTTCATGTGGTGTCGGGATCGCGGCAAGCGAGAAAACTAGGGCACGGGGTGCTTATTGTGGCCGTCTGCGGGCATTTCCTTGCCCTAGCGATGCGGGTCTTCACCGCCGGTTATCAAGCGCTCGCGCCACTGCCAGAGCAGCTTTCGCTGATGAGCTTTTTCGCTGTTTGTGTGTACCTCCTGGTCTCCCTGCAGGTTTCCCTCGCAGCGGTGGCCGCAATTGTTGCCCCTTTGGCTGCGATCGGAACGATTGCTGCCTATTTTTTCGAGGTGGGCCACCAGGCTGTGAAGGCACCCAGCGCGGGGATTTTGTTGCCCATACACATCGGACCGACACTTCTCGGCTACGGCGTCTTTGCCCTGTCCTTTTGCCTAAGCGTGGCTTACCTGGCTCAAGAGCGACAACTGAAATCAAAGGCCCGTAGCGGCGTGTTCCGGCGCTTACCGTCGCTCGAAACGCTCGACCAGTGGAATCATCGGTTCGTCGCTTGGGGCTTTGTGTTCTTCACGATCGGTATTCTCAGTGGAGTTTGGTTGGCGAGACAAACGTGGGGAGAGCTGTGGTCCTGGGAGCCGCTTCAAACGTGGTCTGGAATCGCGTGGGTTTTCTACGCGGCTTTGTTGCACTTACGCAGCATTGGCTGGCGGGGCAGACGCGCCGCGCGGCTTGTGGTTTACTCTTTTCTCCTCCTTTTGGCTTCATTCATCGGGGTCAGCATGTTCTTCCCAGGCCGCCACGGGGTCCAAACATCATGGAGCCTCAACTCCTGATTGTAGGAGTCAACCACCACTGGGCTCCTGTTGAGGTGCGGGAACGCTTGGCGATCCAAGCAGAGGACGTTGCCGAGTTTTTAGGCTCGCTGGTGCAGTCGCCTGCAGTGGAGGAAGCGGCGCTACTTTCAACCTGTAACCGCGTGGAGGTCCTTGTGGTCACTAGGGATGGGGAGGAGGCGGTCGCAGCCGTCACTGAGCGGCTGGCCTCCGTAGGGCAGTGCCCACGGGAGGAACTCAACGACAAATTGTTTCAGTATCGAGGCAGGGAAGCGGTTCGTCACCTGTTCCGCGTGGCGGCGAGTTTGGACTCTCTGGTCGTCGGAGAACCGCAGATTTTGGGTCAGGTGAAGGAATCGTACCGCAGCGCGTCTGCGGCTGGGACGATCGGCGTTATATTACATCGCTGTTTCCACAAAGCGTTTGCGGTTGCCAAACGCGTTCGTACCCGCACCGGGATTGCCAGTCGGGCAGTGTCTGTGAGCTCGGCGGCGGTTGAGCTTGCTTCGAAGGTGTTCGATCGCCTTGATGACAAGACAGGCCTGCTGATCGGTGCCGGCACGATTGGAGAATTAGCGGCACGGCACCTTTTGTCGCACGGCTTGCGGAGCTTGTTGGTCGTCAATCGCAGCTTTGAGCGCGCCGTGGCCGTGGCGAAGCAGTTTGGGGCCACTCCCGTGCCTTTCGAGGAATTGACGCAGGCTCTGGTGTGGTCGGACCTCGTGATCGGCGCAACCGCTGCCCAGGATTTTATCTTAACCGCGGATGCCATCCGTCAGATCTTACGGCAGCGAAAATTCCGCCCCCTTTTTTTGATCGATTTGAGCGTGCCCCGGAACTTCGAGCCGAAGATTAACCAGATTGACCAAGTGTACCTGTTCGACATCGATGATTTAGCCCTCGTCGCCGAACAAAACCGCGAGCAGCGCGCTGAGGAAGCTGAGCGCGCCCAGTGGATTGTTGATGCGGAAGTGGATGCTTTTATGCGGTGGCTCCAATCGTTGCAGGTTGTGCCCACCATTGTCGCTTTGCGACATAGGTTCGAAGCCCTCCGTCAACAAGAGTTAGAACGTTTCTTGGTGAGCCACCCCGGGCTTGATCCGCGGTTGCGTCAGGAAATGATTGTATTTTCTCAATCGTTAGTCGCCAAACTCTTGCATGCTCCTCTCACTCAGCTCAAGCGTGCCGCTAGTAAAGAGGAGAGACTCTACTTGGCTGCCGCGCGAAAATTATTCCAACTGGATGAAGGCGAGGGCGATCAGTGAGCGTTCGCGTGCGCATCGCGACTCGTGGCAGCAGGCTGGCGCTGACACAAAGCGAATCCGTTGCACAGCTCATCCGCCAGGCCAGGCCGGAATGGACGGTTGAGTTGGTTTCCGTGCGAACTGCGGGGGACCGTTTTGTGAACCGACCGCTCAGCGAAATTGGCGGCAAAGGCTTGTTTGTGAAAGAAATCGAAGAGGTGTTGCTTCGCGGCGAGGCCGAGTGCGCTGTGCATTCCGCGAAAGATCTGCCGGCGCGTCTGACAGAGCGGCTGGTGATTGCAGCCGTCCCTCCTCGTGCAGACGTGGAAGATGTACTCGTAACCCCTCAGGGACACGCTCTCCATGAACTTCCTCCGGGTTGTACCCTTGGTACCAGTAGCCCACGGCGGGCCGCATTACTTCGTTGGTTACGCCCCGACGTACAGGTTGTTCCTCTGCGTGGCAACGTGGAAACGAGATTGGAGAAGATGACGCGAGGCGAAGTGGACGGAGTTCTTTTAGCCTTGGCAGGGTTACGCCGTTTGGGAATCTCGAATTTGGGAATGGTACGATTAAATCCAGCGTTCTTTCTTCCAGCAGTCGGCCAAGGCGCTTTGGTGGTCGAGACAAGGGCCGACGTTTGGGCAGAGCAATTGCGTTTTCTCCACGACGCTGTTGCCGGCTTTGCGTTGGCGGCGGAGAGGGCTTTCCTCAGCACTATCGGAGGAACTTGCCATACGTCTGTCGGGACGTACAGCATTGTCGAGGACGGAAACATCACGCTGCACGGTGTGGTGGCCGACCCGAACGGACACCAAATTGTGCGTGGCGTTTGTAAGGGAACCCTAAAGGAAGCGACAAGCGTGGGCATGGCGCTAGGCCACCAGCTCCTTGCCTGCGGGGCGTCTCAGATCCTTGCGGGGGATCGGCCGAGCTCAAAGTGAGGGGGAAGCCATGCGCGGCAAAATTGCCCTCGTAGGAGCTGGCCCGGGCGATGTCGGACTGATTACGTTGCGAGGACTAGAATGGATTCGCCGTGCCGACGTGATTGTGTACGATTACCTGGTTAATCCGAGTTTGCTCGACTGGGTAAAACCCGGCGCCGAATTGATCCTCGCGGGAAAGCACGGCGGAGGCTCGCGGGTCGAACAAGGTGAGATCACGAAAATCCTCGTAACGCAGGCGAAGGCTGGCAAAACGGTAGTGCGCCTCAAAGGAGGCGATCCTTTCGTGTTTGGCCGCGGAGGTGAAGAGGCGGAAGCAGCAAGAGATGCAGGTGTAGAATTCGAAGTTGTTCCCGGTGTGACGTCCGCCTTAGCCGTCCCGGCCTATGCGGGGATTCCCGTGACGCATCGCGAGCTCTCTTCTTCGATCGTGATTGCCACCGGTTATGAATACCCTAATAAGCCTCAGCTCGCTGTACCCTGGCAGCATCTCGGACATCGCAGCCAAACCCTGGTCTTGCTGATGACCCAGCGGCAACTCCGCAAAAATATTGAGCGGCTATTGGCGATAGGTCGTGAGCCGGACACTCCGGTCGCAGTGATCCAGTGGGGGACACGCGCGCGCCAGCGGACGGTCGTTGGCGTTCTGGGTGATATTGCGGATCAGGTAGAGGCAGCAGGACTTCGGCCCCCGGTTGTAGCCGTGATTGGCGATGTCGTGCAGCTGCGTCATCGGCTAAGCTGGTTTGAAAAGAAACCCTTGTTTGGCAAAACGGTCCTGATTACGCGGCCGAGGTTGGAGGCCAAAGAGCTTGCCGATCAGTTTCGTGACTTGGGTGCCGAGGCGATCGTGTTTCCAACCATTGAAATCGTTCCTCCTGAATCCTTCGATGCGCTCGACGGCGCATTGGCAACCCCCGGCCGGTTCAACTGGGTCGTCTTTACGAGCGCGAATGGCGTCCGGGCCTTTGTTGATCGGCTGCGCGCTTTGCGCCGAGACATCCGCGAGTGGCACCACGCTCGAATCGCGGCGATCGGACCGCAGACAGCGAAGACGGTGGAACGTTTCGCACTGCGGGTGGATGTCGTAGCGTCTGACTACCGAGCGGAGGGGCTGGTGCAGGTGTTCGCTAGTTTAGGTGTGCGGGGGCAGTCTTTTCTGCTTCCGCGCGCGGCGGGTGCGCGCGCGGTGTTGCCGGAAAGTTTAGTTGCCTTGGGGGCCGAGGTCGTGGAGGTCGAAGCCTACCGCAGTGTAGTTCCCTGCGCCGTGAATGCTCCACTCGTAGCCGACGCGGTTCGCTACAAAGCAGTTGATCTCGTGATTTTTACAAGCTCGAGCACCGTGCGTCACTTTGTGCAGCTGGTCTTTGAACAACAAGGTGTCCCCGTGCAGGGACTGCCGGTAGCGTGTATCGGGCCGGTGACGAGCGAGACGGCACGCAATTACGGGATGGATGTTCGAGTCGAACCCGAGAAATTCACCGTGCCGGCACTTGTGGATGCCGTAGTGCGCTACTTTGGCAGTAGTTCGAAAGGAGAGTGCTGATGCCTTTTCCAGAGGTTCGAATGCGTCGACTGCGGCGCGCAGAGGGGCTCCGTCGACTCGTCAGAGAGGCGACGGTGGCTGTTGATGATTTGGTTCAGCCTCTTTTTGTTGCCCCTGGCCGTGGCGTGACCCAGCCGGTACAGAGCATGTCTGGTGTGGCGCGGTTGTCTGTTGACCGTGCCGTTGAAGAGTGCCGCCGAATCGTGGACCTGGGAATTCCAGCGGTCATTTTATTTGGAATCCCAGAATTTAAGGATGCAACCGGGTCTAGCGCGTGGCGTGAAGACGGTGTCGTCCAGCAAGCCGTGAGGGCGATTAAACGTGACGTCCCGGATCTGGTCGTGATCACGGATGTTTGCCTGTGCGAGTACACGGACCACGGCCATTGCGGCGTGGTCGCGGGGACAGATGTGGATAACGACGCTACCCTTGACCTGCTGGCAAAAACGGCGGTTTCTCATGCGCAGGCCGGTGCAGACATGGTTGCTCCTTCCGACATGATGGATGGACGAATTGCCGCCATCCGAGAAGCATTGGACTCCGAGGGTTTTGAACACATTCCGATTCTTTCTTACGCCGCCAAGTTTGCCTCGGCGTTCTATGGCCCGTTTCGGGAGGCCGCAGGCTCGGCGCCTGCCTTTGGTGATCGCCGAACTTATCAAATGGACCCGGCAAACGGGAACGAGGCGCTGCGCGAAGTTGAGCTCGACTTAGACGAGGGCGCCGACGTCGTAATGGTCAAACCGGCTATGCCCTACTTGGATGTCGTATGGAGGGTCAAAGAGGCCTTTGGCTGTCCGGTGGCCGCCTACCAGGTGAGCGGCGAGTACGCGATGATCCAGGCACTCGTGCAATCGGGTTTGGTCGATGAGAAGCGGGCAATTTTAGAGAGCCTCATCGCAATTCGGCGTGCAGGGGCGGATTTCATCCTCACGTACTTCGCTGCGAAGGTAGCTGCGTGGCTGCGGTCCTCTTAGGAATAGCGAAAATCGAGAAGTAGATTTCCGCGCGCGGAAACCAGCTTGCCGCTTCTTGGCAGGTGCGACTAAGCTTTGCTAGCTTTTGTAACTAGCTTACTTGATTAATAAGGAGGAGGTTCTACTGAGTGAGTCGTGAGGATCTAATTCAGATTGAAGGCACCGTGAAGGAAGTTCTCGCAGGCGGTCAATTCTTAGTGGAATCCGACAAAGGGCAAAAGTTCATAGCGAAGATTGGTGGGCGCATGCGTCGTTATCACATCCGCGTCATCCCCGGGGACCGCGTGACTGTGGCTGTTTCCCCTTATGACCCTTCGCATGGCCTGATTATGTACCGGAGCAGCTAGAATCCATCGGGGTTGCTATTCGCACTGCGCGGCGCGTTAGCTGGCCATCCAAAGCCGGGCGATGTGGCGCGGTTTGCCAAACCGTGTCGCCGGGAATTAGGTTGGCTGCCCTCTTTTACCGAGGGCCCGTTTACTCAGGACTCCCTCAAAAGGTACAGTTCTGCAGATAAGCTGTAGGCTTGGAGGCCAACTGCTTGGCATTTCGAGCCTCCGAATCTTTCCGCGCAACATCCATTGGTAGGTGGCTGAGCACCATCGGGAGGCTCCCCGATGCCCGACCGCCTTTCATGCAAGATGCCCTGCTGGCAGAGCTAGTTTGCGGGCTCTGTTCCTGTCTTCCTGGTGGTGGTTCGCAGGTCAGTGCGGAGTTGTCGCTTGACGGGTGGCGCGCTGGTCATCTGTTCGGCTCCTCCGTGCGCTTGCCCGTCTGAAGTGGGTTCCGCGTGTGCGCGGTATGTCCTTCGAGCGATCGTGATTTGGCGACGGGTATGCCCTTGGAGTCGAAACAGTTTTCTCGTGCTTGTGTCAAATCTTAGCTGTTACAATGCCGGTGATGAGATCTGCGACCCGGGCGGCCCGAGCGTACCGTCGAGAACTGGAAATCTTGATGATCCGGCGTCAATTCGCGGGATTTTGGGTGGGGTGCGGCTTCGTTGGGCTGTTTGCGATTTTGGAGTCGCGCTTTTTTCCGGAGCGGATCCCTTACCTAGCTGCATGGCTGCTTGGCGCTGCTTCGCCGATGCTGTTGGTTTTGTGGCTGCGCCGAGTTTTACTGCGACGGTTCATGGTATCCTGGGCAACGGCAGTTGCCCTCGGGGTTACGCTGCTCACTTTGGTCGGCTACGCGGCAACCGTGGGGGCTGACTCTGCCGTTACTGGGGCGCAAGTGATGGTCGGGTTGCTCGTCGCTGCCGTGGTTTTCCCATGGCCGGCAGCGTGTCAGCTTGCGGCAGGGCTTCCGCCCTTGGTGGCCTATGGTTGGCTGGCTTGGATCCAACCTTCTGTCGCACCTGCTCCTTACATCCTTGCTGTTGTAGGCACGGCGGTTGCCGCATCTGTTTTAGTGGCGCGCCACCTTGACCTACAGCGTTGGGCGATTTTTCGCGAGTCACGGGCGCGGGACGAAGCGATGGTCGTTACCCGCTCTCTGCTGAAGATGGCCCGTGAGCTGGGCTCGGCGGTGGACCCGCGAGTGGTTCTCGACCGTATCGTTCACCGCGCGAGGGCACTGTTGCATGCCGACTGGTGTGTAATTCTACTCCGTGCACCGGACACGACGACGTTTCGCATCGCGGCGGGCTCTGCTCTACGGTTGGATCTCTTGGAGGAGGCAACAGGCCTCGAGTTTAGGATCGAGGACTACCCTACCCTGCACGGGCTTTCGGATCCCGCCACGCTTGTGGAAGTCTCTAGGCGAAATCCACCGGATGCTCGGTGGAGGGCGTTGATGCGATACTTCCGAACACGCGCCATGGTGGTTGCACCAATGGACCTGAGTGACCGTGTCATTGGTCTGCTGGCCGTTGGTCGCGGTGCGACCGATGAAGGCTTTCCTCCGCGTGACCACCGCATCTTACAAGGCATCGCCCGACAAGCGGCTATTGCATTGGAAAACGCCCGTTTGTTTTCCGATCTCGAGAAGGCCAATCGCTTAAAGTCAGAATTTGTCGCGACCATGTCTCATGAGTTGCGCACGCCTCTAAACATTGTCATCGGTTACGCCGACCTCCTTGCGGAACATGCGTTTGGCCCAGTCCCCGAGGCAGCGGCGGAGCCCCTCGAACGCATCCGTGAGCAAGGTCGCGAACTGTTGCAGTTGATCGACGCGACCTTGGACGTCAACCGGCTCGAATCAGGAAACGTCGCTCTTGACATCACTGAGGAGCGATTGAGCAAGTTCATGGCTGGACTCACGGAGCAGCTCCTGCGTTTACCTCGGGCAGCGGCCGTCGAATTTAAAGCCATGGTCCTCGCCGACGGTTGGGTGCGCACGGACGTTAATAAGGTGGCCATTATTCTGAAAAACCTAGTGGGGAATGCACTGAAATTCACTAGCGAGGGAGAGGTTCGCCTAGAAGCGGCGGTGCTCAATAGTGGCACCGTCCGATTTGTCGTGGAGGACACCGGTCCAGGGATTCCGGAAGCGGAACAGGAGAGGGTCTTTGATATGTTTTACCAAGTCCAACGCCCGGGGGAGCTTCCGCGAGGCGTGGGGCTTGGCTTGTACATCGTTCGCCAGTTTGTTTCGCTCGTGGGCGGGACGGTTGCATTGCGAAGCGAAGAGCGGAAGGGCACGACATTTGTTGTTGAAATCCCAGCGGCACGCCGCGTCACTGAGGCCTCCACGCATCCCGAATCGACGCGTCCCGAGCTGGTGCGGCACGATTAAGGTGCGAGGTTAGGCTTTGTGCGTGCGAGCACCGCCTTCTCTGACAAGCAGAGGGACGGTTTGGACTGCCCCAGGCGAGAGCGTTTTGCAGCGTTCAGGCTCGATTTACGGAGAGGTCCGACAAACGTGTCAGCGTTGGCGAGGAGACGCGGAGCTTCCACGAAATTGCTGGCGTTTCCCGCTTTGTTGCGACGACAGCCCCCGAGGGTAACGGTGCTCTGTGTTGTAGCTACTTTTTTCGACGGGCGCCCGGGGGAGACGCTTGAAGCTTGGCTGCTCGCTTTTGTTTTGTTGCCCGTGCTTTGGTGGTGGCGGCCGGAGACTTACCCGACTTCCTCGCCGTTGAGGCTCTTCCGGATGAGCCTGTTTTTCGGTGCTGTCCAATCTTCGGCACCGTAGCCCGTTTGGCTTTGGGCTCCCTTTGACTGGTCCGACCTTCGGCTTGGGGGAGAACCTGGTATTTCACCTTGCTTGCTAACTGCCCGAAAAGAATGCTCAGCATGTTAGCATCTCGGCTCGCCAAAGCATCGTTGAGCCTCTGAGAGTGGTCCTCGAGATATGTAAGCGCGTAGCGGCGCCCCCCCACCTCGACCGTATCTGGCACCCGCTCCTTAGTACGGATGATACGAACAATTTCCTGAAGGATCTCTTTGTCGAGGGGCGTGGTGGTCAACCTCAGGTCTCCCTTTCACCGCGGCAGTTGCCGCATCGCCGCAATCCGATAGCATGAAATTCAAGGCAACGAAAGCAAAAAGATCCTGTTCGGGTTTTGGCCTGCCCCCGGTCCCGTACCTCTCACGGAAGCCTCGATGGAGGGTGTTCAGGGTTGTCTAGCGTCCGCCTTTCGTGAGGTACCCCCTGCCTGAGCGCGCTCAAGAGTGTCCTGGGCGCCG
This window encodes:
- a CDS encoding GAF domain-containing sensor histidine kinase, with amino-acid sequence MRSATRAARAYRRELEILMIRRQFAGFWVGCGFVGLFAILESRFFPERIPYLAAWLLGAASPMLLVLWLRRVLLRRFMVSWATAVALGVTLLTLVGYAATVGADSAVTGAQVMVGLLVAAVVFPWPAACQLAAGLPPLVAYGWLAWIQPSVAPAPYILAVVGTAVAASVLVARHLDLQRWAIFRESRARDEAMVVTRSLLKMARELGSAVDPRVVLDRIVHRARALLHADWCVILLRAPDTTTFRIAAGSALRLDLLEEATGLEFRIEDYPTLHGLSDPATLVEVSRRNPPDARWRALMRYFRTRAMVVAPMDLSDRVIGLLAVGRGATDEGFPPRDHRILQGIARQAAIALENARLFSDLEKANRLKSEFVATMSHELRTPLNIVIGYADLLAEHAFGPVPEAAAEPLERIREQGRELLQLIDATLDVNRLESGNVALDITEERLSKFMAGLTEQLLRLPRAAAVEFKAMVLADGWVRTDVNKVAIILKNLVGNALKFTSEGEVRLEAAVLNSGTVRFVVEDTGPGIPEAEQERVFDMFYQVQRPGELPRGVGLGLYIVRQFVSLVGGTVALRSEERKGTTFVVEIPAARRVTEASTHPESTRPELVRHD